A segment of the Vibrio aquimaris genome:
CAATGCTGTTCTCCTGCCAAGATTCATCGAGTGTAAACTTAACGTATGAATCGCCTATGCTTTCTCCTTTAATATAGTTTTCATCGACAGGCGCATAAAATATATTGCCACTAAATGTCGCATCAAGCCCATAGCTAGGTAAAGCTGTGAGCGCTATTGAACCAGAAATTAGATAGCGTAGAAGCATCGATCGCAAACTCGATTTACTCATTATTTGGAAAATTGGCTAATAGCTTGTGACAAGTCAGAAGACAAATCAGCCAATTCAACCGATAGATCACCGACTTTTCCTACAGTATCCAAGGTTGTCCCTATAGATCCTCGCGAGTTGACTGTATTCGATTTTACTTTTTCCGTTGCGCGCATTTGTTCTTCCGTCGCCGACTTAATTGAAGCACTTTGAGCCTGAATATCCTTCACCTGTTGAGAAATCAATTGTAGTGATTCCCCAGCTTTAGATACCATTTCCGCGTTCGACAACGCTCTGTCTTTGGAGGTTTCCAGTACCGAATTGGCGCTTTGCACTGATTCTATCAAGTTACTTAACAACGTATTAATTTGCTCCGTTGATTTCACGGTTCGTGACGCAAGCTCCCTAACCTCTTCAGCAACAACAGCAAACCCTCGACCTTGCTCGCCTGCACGAGCAGCTTCTATCGCAGCATTCAAAGCAAGTAGATTGGTCTGATCAGCAATATCATTAATCACGCTGAGTATGCTGGTAACGTTTTCAGTATCTGACGCCAAGTTTTGTATGACTGAAAAGGTGTTTTGTAGGTCTTCTTGTAGCTGTTCAGATTGAGTGACTGAACGGTTCATTTTCTCTTCACAAGAGTTCAGCTCTTGCTCTGCTTCGATAATAAGATCAGAAGTTTCAGTAGTCGACGTCGCCACATGCTCAACACTATGTGCTAAGGCCGACATCTCATCCACCAGCTCATTGGACAAGTTGTCCAAGTCTTCCATCGCCTGACTAGAGCTAGAAGTGCTCACCTTGAGTTTGTCAGAGATGTTCAGCATCGGATTACAAACGGCTACAACGGCCGCGACTGACTTTTCTAGGTTGGCAATAAACGCATTAAAATTTTGCGCAAGCTGACCTGTTTCATCATTACTTTTTGGTTTGAGGCGATAAGTCAGGTCTCCTCGTCCTTGGCTTAACTTAGCTAAGTTATCTGAGATATTTAGAATGGAGAAGGATACATTTCTTGCAATTAATTGCGCGATAACAATAACGAGTAACACAGAGATAGACGATATGGCTAGAATAATTTTTAATTGATTCTCAAGCGCTTGATTACTTTCTATTGCGAGCTGGTTTAATTTGTTACGTTCCTCTTCTACCGCTACATCAATCTCAGCAACAAGCTTTTCGTAGATGGTACTTTTTTGGTTTGCTGCTTGACTGAGTGCCTCAAAACCCCCTTCAAAATCGCCCCCAAGCATGGCTTGAGATACCATCTCTGATAAGCGAACATATTCACTAAGGTCGTCTAATACTTGCTGGTCAACGGTATCAGAGCTAGTGACTAATAAATTGAGCTTTTGAGCCAAAGCATCGGCACTTTCGCGTGCGTCATTTAAGATATCTTCATCACCAAAGGTAACACTTTGAGTGAAGAGATCTTCAACTCCTTTGATGGCAAAGCTGGAGAGCTCAGCAGCAATAGTATTGGAAAATTGCTGTCCCGTAAGTTTGTCTAAAAAGACAGTATTGGAAGAAATCGAGCTAATGTTAAGAAACCCAATAGATAGGAATGCGCATAGCGCAATGGCAGTA
Coding sequences within it:
- a CDS encoding methyl-accepting chemotaxis protein, whose protein sequence is MKSMYLSIRMKIHSITAIALCAFLSIGFLNISSISSNTVFLDKLTGQQFSNTIAAELSSFAIKGVEDLFTQSVTFGDEDILNDARESADALAQKLNLLVTSSDTVDQQVLDDLSEYVRLSEMVSQAMLGGDFEGGFEALSQAANQKSTIYEKLVAEIDVAVEEERNKLNQLAIESNQALENQLKIILAISSISVLLVIVIAQLIARNVSFSILNISDNLAKLSQGRGDLTYRLKPKSNDETGQLAQNFNAFIANLEKSVAAVVAVCNPMLNISDKLKVSTSSSSQAMEDLDNLSNELVDEMSALAHSVEHVATSTTETSDLIIEAEQELNSCEEKMNRSVTQSEQLQEDLQNTFSVIQNLASDTENVTSILSVINDIADQTNLLALNAAIEAARAGEQGRGFAVVAEEVRELASRTVKSTEQINTLLSNLIESVQSANSVLETSKDRALSNAEMVSKAGESLQLISQQVKDIQAQSASIKSATEEQMRATEKVKSNTVNSRGSIGTTLDTVGKVGDLSVELADLSSDLSQAISQFSK